The proteins below come from a single Caenibius sp. WL genomic window:
- the cobO gene encoding cob(I)yrinic acid a,c-diamide adenosyltransferase has product MTERSDERHAEKMKKKQAAHDKIMAGKTVEKGLLIVHTGKGKGKTTAALGMVLRMIGHGRKVGVVQFVKGAMTTGEKAVFDAFPDNVEFKPMGEGFTWDTQDRARDIAVARAAWEEVKRMIADPAYDMVLADELNIVLRYDYLPLDEVLEVLTARAPMKHVVVTGRNAADALMEAADLVTDMTMVKHPFRSGVKAQAGIEF; this is encoded by the coding sequence ATGACCGAACGCAGCGATGAACGCCACGCGGAGAAGATGAAGAAGAAACAGGCCGCGCATGACAAGATCATGGCCGGCAAGACGGTCGAAAAAGGCCTGCTGATCGTCCACACCGGCAAAGGCAAGGGCAAGACCACCGCCGCGCTGGGCATGGTTCTGCGGATGATCGGGCATGGCCGGAAAGTCGGCGTGGTCCAGTTCGTCAAAGGCGCGATGACCACGGGCGAAAAGGCCGTGTTCGATGCGTTCCCGGACAATGTCGAATTCAAGCCGATGGGCGAAGGCTTCACCTGGGACACGCAGGATCGCGCCCGCGATATCGCCGTGGCGCGCGCGGCATGGGAAGAGGTCAAGCGGATGATCGCCGATCCGGCTTATGACATGGTTCTGGCGGACGAGTTGAACATCGTCCTGCGTTACGACTATCTGCCGCTGGACGAAGTGCTAGAGGTGCTGACCGCCCGCGCGCCGATGAAGCATGTCGTCGTCACCGGGCGCAACGCCGCCGATGCGCTGATGGAAGCGGCCGATCTCGTCACCGACATGACGATGGTCAAGCATCCCTTCCGCAGTGGGGTGAAAGCGCAGGCGGGAATCGAGTTCTGA
- the cobN gene encoding cobaltochelatase subunit CobN: protein MHLLSATPGSIANGDEAIDLGQSPGDIVLLTVADSELACFARAAGRLHDACGPDAPSVRLANLLQLRHPYSVDLYVEKVIAKARFVCVVLLGGKSYWPYGIDEIAAAAREKGIAFAALSDGRDEDPALARASTLPGETCERLRAYLRQGGPANAYAFLQSAARLIGCDCGEPDAPVPIAEAGLYLPGRDRPGLADLRASWVEGRPVALIVFYRALLIAGTLEAVDAMIAALQARGLNVAAVHVRALREPFAKDWLAGTLPEVAPDVILNATSFAAASVAGDNRVPSVLELADCPVLQTIFAGIEESAWQDSPRGLGPRDLAMNVALPEVDGRLHTRAVAFKAAERIDPVTECGIVVPRIVPDRLAFVADLAANWARLRRTPPGERRVALILANYPNRDGRIGNGVGLDTPASAAAILAALRAEGYDCGHAPQDGAALMRIMTGGVTNDLTSPDRDGEIALPLADYRAAFAALPAAVQKAVSERWGTPENDPFVRDGAFRLAVHRFGQVAVAVQPARGYNIDPKESYHDPALPPPHAYLAFHIWLNRVFGAHAAVHVGKHGNLEWLPGKAVSLSETCFPEVCSGPVPQLYPFIVNDPGEGTQAKRRIGACIVDHLTPPLTRAESYGPLKQLEALVDEYYLAAGMDPRRLERLRRDILDLAHSQGLAQDAGASGDGEDALAAIDNYLCELKEMQIRDGLHVFTRSPEGRLRRDLLIALARTPRGYERPGQASLLRAMTDDLGLGFDPLDCRMGDAWKGPRPDILADLASGPWRNVGDTVERLEELAARLVDTLPHRHPELVSGSIAPQAAAPEETWILKQVQDDGLGAKTAAVLTDIAHDLAPRVDACGDAESAALLAGLAGRFVMPGPSGAPTRGRPDVLPTGRNFYSVDTRAVPTAVAWELGLRSAQMLVQDYLQREGDYPRAMAVSAWGTANMRTGGDDIAQALALMGVRPRWDWTSGRVIGFAIMTLAELGRPRVDVTFRVSGFFRDAFPEQMDLIDSAARAVMALDEPEEDNPAAARHRAESAALIAGGADPAQAARRAGTRVFGSKPGAYGAGLQAMIDEKLWHSRADLVGVYLDWGSYAYGGGVEGDVERELFASRLASADALIQNQDNREHDLLDSDDYYQFEGGIAAAVEHLSGKVPLSYHNDHSRPERPVVRLLEDEIGRVVRARVTNPKWIAGVMRHGYKGAFEIAASIDYLFAFAATTHAVRDHHFDAVHAAFFEDEAVRAFMAEANPAALRESAARMAEAIARGLWKPRSNSAALLLADLTEETPDDRTQR, encoded by the coding sequence ATGCACCTGCTTTCGGCCACGCCCGGCAGCATCGCCAACGGCGATGAAGCGATCGATCTCGGCCAGTCGCCTGGCGATATCGTGCTGCTGACCGTGGCCGACAGCGAACTGGCCTGCTTCGCCCGCGCGGCGGGGCGCTTGCACGATGCCTGCGGGCCGGATGCGCCCAGCGTCCGCCTCGCCAATCTGCTGCAATTGCGCCATCCCTATTCGGTCGATCTCTATGTCGAAAAGGTCATCGCCAAGGCACGTTTCGTCTGCGTCGTCCTGCTCGGCGGCAAAAGCTACTGGCCTTACGGGATCGATGAAATCGCCGCCGCGGCGAGGGAGAAGGGCATCGCTTTCGCCGCGCTGTCCGACGGGCGTGACGAAGACCCGGCGCTGGCCCGCGCCTCCACGCTGCCGGGCGAAACCTGCGAGCGCCTGCGCGCCTATCTGCGGCAGGGCGGCCCGGCCAATGCCTATGCCTTCCTGCAAAGCGCCGCGCGCCTGATCGGGTGTGATTGCGGCGAACCCGATGCCCCGGTGCCGATTGCCGAAGCCGGGCTCTATCTGCCGGGGCGCGACCGGCCGGGCCTGGCCGATCTGCGCGCGTCATGGGTGGAAGGGCGGCCCGTCGCCCTGATCGTGTTCTACCGCGCGCTGCTGATCGCCGGCACGCTGGAAGCGGTGGACGCGATGATCGCCGCCTTGCAGGCGCGCGGGCTGAATGTCGCCGCCGTCCACGTGCGCGCCCTGCGCGAACCTTTCGCGAAGGACTGGCTCGCGGGTACGCTGCCCGAAGTGGCGCCCGATGTGATCCTGAACGCCACCTCCTTCGCCGCCGCTTCCGTTGCGGGGGATAATCGCGTTCCGTCCGTGCTCGAACTGGCCGATTGCCCCGTGCTGCAAACGATCTTCGCCGGGATCGAGGAAAGCGCATGGCAGGATAGCCCACGCGGCCTTGGCCCGCGCGATCTGGCCATGAATGTGGCGCTGCCCGAAGTGGACGGGCGGCTGCACACCCGCGCGGTGGCGTTCAAGGCGGCGGAGCGGATCGATCCCGTCACCGAATGCGGAATCGTTGTCCCCCGGATCGTGCCCGACCGGCTGGCTTTCGTTGCAGATCTGGCCGCGAACTGGGCCCGCTTGCGGCGCACGCCGCCGGGGGAACGGCGCGTGGCGCTGATCCTCGCCAATTACCCCAACCGCGATGGGCGGATCGGCAATGGCGTGGGGCTCGACACCCCGGCCAGCGCCGCCGCGATCCTCGCCGCGTTGCGGGCGGAAGGCTATGATTGCGGCCATGCGCCGCAAGACGGTGCGGCGCTGATGCGGATCATGACCGGCGGGGTGACGAACGATCTCACCTCCCCCGATCGGGACGGCGAAATCGCATTGCCGCTGGCGGACTATCGCGCCGCCTTTGCCGCCCTGCCCGCCGCCGTGCAGAAGGCAGTAAGCGAACGCTGGGGCACACCTGAGAATGACCCGTTCGTGCGCGATGGCGCGTTCCGCCTCGCCGTGCATCGCTTTGGGCAGGTGGCGGTCGCGGTGCAGCCCGCGCGCGGTTACAACATCGATCCCAAGGAAAGCTATCACGATCCGGCCCTGCCCCCGCCGCATGCCTACCTTGCGTTCCACATATGGCTGAACCGCGTGTTCGGTGCTCATGCGGCGGTGCACGTGGGCAAGCACGGCAATCTCGAATGGTTGCCGGGCAAGGCGGTGTCGCTGTCCGAAACCTGCTTTCCCGAGGTGTGCTCCGGGCCGGTGCCGCAGCTTTACCCGTTCATCGTCAACGATCCGGGCGAAGGCACGCAGGCCAAGCGGCGGATCGGCGCGTGCATCGTCGACCATCTGACTCCGCCGCTGACCCGCGCGGAAAGCTATGGTCCGCTCAAGCAATTGGAAGCGCTGGTCGACGAATACTACCTCGCCGCCGGGATGGACCCGCGCCGGTTGGAACGGCTCAGGCGCGACATTCTCGATCTCGCCCACAGCCAGGGACTGGCGCAGGACGCCGGGGCCAGCGGCGATGGCGAAGATGCACTGGCCGCGATCGACAACTACCTATGCGAATTGAAGGAAATGCAGATTCGCGACGGGCTGCATGTCTTCACCCGATCGCCGGAAGGGCGGTTGCGGCGCGATCTGCTGATCGCTCTGGCCCGCACTCCGCGCGGCTATGAGCGGCCCGGGCAGGCCTCGCTGCTGCGCGCCATGACGGACGATCTCGGCCTCGGTTTCGATCCGCTCGACTGCCGGATGGGCGATGCGTGGAAGGGGCCGCGTCCCGACATCCTCGCCGATCTGGCGAGTGGCCCATGGCGCAACGTGGGCGACACGGTCGAACGGCTGGAGGAACTGGCGGCCCGGCTGGTGGATACTCTCCCTCATCGTCACCCTGAACTTGTTTCAGGGTCCATCGCGCCACAAGCAGCAGCGCCTGAGGAAACATGGATCCTGAAACAAGTTCAGGATGACGGTTTGGGTGCCAAAACCGCCGCCGTTCTCACCGATATCGCCCACGACCTTGCCCCCCGCGTGGATGCCTGCGGCGATGCCGAAAGCGCGGCGCTGCTTGCCGGGCTCGCCGGGCGCTTCGTCATGCCGGGGCCATCGGGCGCGCCCACGCGCGGGCGGCCCGACGTGCTGCCCACCGGGCGCAATTTCTATTCGGTGGACACCCGCGCCGTGCCCACCGCCGTGGCGTGGGAACTGGGGCTGCGTTCGGCGCAGATGCTGGTGCAGGATTATCTCCAGCGCGAAGGGGATTATCCGCGCGCCATGGCCGTATCCGCGTGGGGCACCGCCAATATGCGCACCGGGGGCGACGATATCGCGCAGGCTCTCGCCCTGATGGGCGTGCGCCCGCGGTGGGACTGGACCTCGGGCCGGGTGATCGGCTTTGCCATCATGACTCTGGCCGAACTGGGCCGCCCGCGCGTGGATGTGACTTTCCGCGTCTCCGGCTTTTTCCGCGATGCCTTTCCCGAACAGATGGACCTGATCGACAGCGCCGCCCGCGCGGTGATGGCGCTGGACGAGCCGGAGGAAGACAACCCCGCCGCCGCCCGCCACCGCGCGGAAAGCGCCGCGCTGATTGCCGGGGGCGCTGACCCGGCCCAAGCCGCCCGGCGCGCGGGCACCCGCGTCTTCGGATCGAAACCGGGGGCCTATGGCGCAGGCTTGCAGGCGATGATCGACGAGAAGCTGTGGCACAGCCGCGCCGATCTGGTCGGGGTCTATCTCGACTGGGGCAGCTATGCCTATGGCGGCGGGGTGGAAGGCGATGTGGAGCGTGAACTGTTCGCCAGCCGCCTCGCCAGTGCCGACGCGCTGATCCAGAATCAGGACAACCGCGAGCACGACCTGCTCGACAGCGACGATTACTATCAGTTCGAAGGCGGCATTGCGGCGGCGGTGGAGCATCTTTCGGGCAAAGTCCCGCTGTCCTATCACAACGATCACAGCCGCCCCGAACGGCCCGTGGTGCGTCTGCTGGAAGACGAGATCGGCCGCGTCGTCCGCGCGCGGGTGACCAATCCCAAATGGATCGCGGGCGTGATGCGCCACGGTTACAAGGGCGCATTCGAAATCGCCGCGAGCATCGACTACCTGTTCGCGTTCGCCGCCACCACGCACGCGGTGCGCGATCATCATTTCGATGCCGTCCACGCCGCCTTTTTCGAGGATGAGGCCGTGCGCGCGTTCATGGCCGAAGCGAACCCCGCCGCCCTGCGCGAAAGCGCCGCCCGCATGGCCGAAGCGATCGCGCGCGGCCTGTGGAAACCCCGTTCCAACAGCGCCGCGCTGTTGCTGGCGGATTTGACCGAGGAGACCCCCGATGACCGAACGCAGCGATGA